In the genome of Nitrospirota bacterium, the window CTGTGTCACCACAGACGCGGTGGGCTCTTACCCCACCGTTTCACCCTTACCTGATCCCTTGCGGGCCATCGGCGGTTTGTTTTCTGTGGCGCCGGTGTCGGATCGCTCCGCCTGGGGGTTACCCAGCACCCTGCCCTGTGGAGTCCGGACTTTCCTCCCGCCGGCAAGCCGACGAGCGATCACCCGGTCCACTCCAGCACGCGCCTGCAGTATAAGCCCTCAACAACCCACGTGCAAGCGGCCGGCGCCGATTGACCGCCATCGAAGCCTCTGTTACAGTCCGCCCGGCAAACCACCAGACCTCACCACGAACAGGCATCACCGGTGACGACCGAACACCAGACCGCAGGCCAAGCCCGCATCGGTATCGACGAATCAGGGAAGGGGGATTACTTCGGCCCCCTCGTCATCGCCGCCGTCCACGTCACACCGGAATTGGAGCCGGATTTACGTCTGATGGAGGTGCGGGACAGCAAGCGCATCTCCGACGGCCGCATTCTCGAGATGGCCCCGGACATCAAGCTGGTGTGCCGGCACAGCATCGTGGCGATTGGCCCGGAGCGCTACAACGAACTCTACAAAAAGATTAAAAACCTGAACCGGCTTCTGGCCTGGGGTCATGCCCGCGCGCTGGAGAACCTGCTGGAGCAGGTGCCGTGCGAGCTGGCGATCGCCGATCAATTCGGAGACGAACGGTTCGTCCTGAACGCCTTGCAGGAGAAGGGAAAGCGTATTCGTTTGATTCAGCGCACCAAGGCCGAATCAGACCTGGCGGTGGCAGCAGCGTCGATCCTGGCCCGCGCCGAGTTCCTCCTCCGGCTCAAGCGGCTGTCGGACGAAATCGGCCTGGCCCTCCCGAAGGGGGCTTCGCCGCAAGTCGAACTGGCGGGACGCATGATCGTGAAGAAACACGGGGTGGAGCGGTTGGGCACGGTCGCGAAGCTGCACTTCAGGACGACGCAGGCGGTGCTGGGGCCGGCACAGGAAGGCTAAACCGTTTCCCCCACGTCATACTCTTCTTTTTCCAGCGCGGAGGGGGCGGCCTGGGCCGTCGCGATCACCTCCCCTTCCCAATACAGAATTCGGTGGCAGTAGGAGCAGGCCAGGAGGTCCTCTTTCCGCTTGACCTCGGCAATGAGCTGCGGGGGAAGCTGCAAGCGGCATCCGGAGCAGATGCCGTCGCGCACCGGCACCAGCGCCAGATCCTTCTTCATCGCCTTGAGCTTCCGATATCGTTCCATCAACGTCTTGTCCACGACGGCGGCCACGGCGGCCTGCTTCTGCTCCAGCTGGGCCGACTCGGTCCCCAGCTCGGCGGCCAGCGCTTCGAGCCTTTGTTTTTCCTTGGCGAATGACTGCTCGGCTTCGGCAGCCTTGACCTGAATCTCTTTCACGTCTTTCTGCTTGATCTCGATCTTTTCCATCAGCACCAGGATCTGCTCTTCGATCTCACCCTTCTTCTTGTTGGACATCTCGATCTCGAACAGATGGGCCTGGTACTCCTTGTTCGTCTTGAGTTCGGACAATCGGGTCTTCATCTTTTCGGTTTGGGACTCGTGCGCCTCGAGATCGCGTTCGCGATCTTTGCGTTCCTTGGTGAGCGCATCGAGAGTGGCCTTGGCCTCCTGGTGGAGACGCTGCGCCTCTTGGAGAGGCGCTTCGGCGGCCTGAATCAGTTCGGGGGATTTGCGCTGCTGCTCCTTGATCTCCGCCAGGCGGAGGTCAAGGACTTGAAGATCAATAAGCGGCTGAAGCTGCGGATTCAACTGCGCCTCATTGCCGACATGAAGGATGGACGCAGAACCGACATCGACGACGGATAATACCGTAACACAAGCCTTCGGGTCGTTTCAAGAAGAGAGGAGCCGGAGGGGTCAGATCACGCAAAAACCGAAAAGCGAGAAAGTTGCTCAGTGGCGTTGAGCGGCCACACAATCGGAAAGTGGCCGCCACGCAAGCGCGGTGTGGTGGGCCCACCAGGCCTCGAACCTGGGACCAACGGATTATGAGTCCGCCGCTCTGACCAACTGAGCTATGGGCCCTTTCAAACCAGTGAATAGTGAACAGTGATTGGTGAACAGCGCCACACGCCTCAAGGTCCGCCGATTACTTTTCGTGCCGGATCAGCCCGCTCAGCAACTTGGCCACTCGCACTAGCTGCTCATCAATCGCTTTCCACTGGCCTCCGTCCAAATACCCGAGCCTTTGGGCCAGTTCGAATTGCGTATCCAACTCGCTGAGTGGGCCTTGTGCGACGTAGAGGAACTGGACAAATTCTTTCTTGGTTTGCCTTCCCGCTCCTTCAGCGATGTTACTGGAGACACTCACGGCGGCGCGCCGCAACTGATCAATCAAATTAAAACGCTCGCTGCCTGGAAACTGCTCGGTGACACGATACACTAAAAGCGCCAATTCAATGGCTTCTTTCCACACCGAGAGCTTTTTGTGAGGGCGTTCCACCTCGTCAATTCACCATTCACTATTTACCATTCACCAATCAGAGGTTTTCCACGAAGCTCTTCAGTTTCTTGCTTCGGCTCGGATGGCGCAGCTTGCGCAAGGCCTTGGCCTCGATCTGCCGGATGCGCTCGCGGGTCACTTCGAAATCCTGACCGACTTCTTCCAGGGTATGGTCCGTGCTCTCCCCGATGCCGAAGCGTTTCCGAAGCACCTTCTCTTCGCGCGGGGTGAGGGTTTCCAGCGCGCTGTTGATCTGGCGCTGCAGGTCGTAGCGGATCGCGGCCTCCAACGGAGAGATCGCCTTCTTGTCCTCGATGAAGTCCCCCAGATGGCTGTCTTCCTCCTCCCCGATCGGGGTTTCGAGCGAGATCGGCTCCCGCGCGATCTTGAGGATTTTGCGGACCTTGTCGAGCGGCAGGTCCATCCGCTCGGCGATCTCCTCCGGCGTCGGCTCGCGGCCCAACTTCTGGACCAGATGCCGCGAGGTCCGGATCAGCTTGTTGATCGTCTCGATCATGTGGACCGGAATCCGGATCGTCCGGGCCTGGTCGGCGATCGCGCGCGTGATGGCCTGGCGAATCCACCAGGTCGCGTAGGTGCTGAACTTGTAGCCGCGCTTGTACTCGAACTTGTCCACGGCCTTCATCAGGCCGATATTGCCCTCCTGGATCAGGTCGAGGAACTGCAAGCCGCGGTTGGTGTACTTCTTGGCGATGCTCACGACCAGGCGGAGGTTCGCCTCGACCAGCTCCGCCTTCCCGCGCTTGACCTTCTCGGCAGCGATGTCCAGGTGGCGCACCGCCTCCTTGATCTCATCGGTCGTGACCAGGGCCTCTTCCGTCTCCAGCTGCCGGATGCGGCTCCGGGCCGTCTGGTGCATCTTCTTGAGTTCGTGGAGTTGCTCCTCGGAC includes:
- the rnhC gene encoding ribonuclease HIII, which translates into the protein MTTEHQTAGQARIGIDESGKGDYFGPLVIAAVHVTPELEPDLRLMEVRDSKRISDGRILEMAPDIKLVCRHSIVAIGPERYNELYKKIKNLNRLLAWGHARALENLLEQVPCELAIADQFGDERFVLNALQEKGKRIRLIQRTKAESDLAVAAASILARAEFLLRLKRLSDEIGLALPKGASPQVELAGRMIVKKHGVERLGTVAKLHFRTTQAVLGPAQEG
- a CDS encoding four helix bundle protein; protein product: MERPHKKLSVWKEAIELALLVYRVTEQFPGSERFNLIDQLRRAAVSVSSNIAEGAGRQTKKEFVQFLYVAQGPLSELDTQFELAQRLGYLDGGQWKAIDEQLVRVAKLLSGLIRHEK